A single Pseudomonas sp. MM223 DNA region contains:
- the bbsG_1 gene encoding (R)-benzylsuccinyl-CoA dehydrogenase (*Name bbsG_1) — protein MHFALPAELTALQAKVRQFVADVVIPLERDPRQTPHGPSPELRQVLIERAREHGLLTPHASREMGGLGLSHIEKAIIFEEAGYSPLGPVALNIHAPDEGNIHLMEQVATPAQKDRWLKPLVQGRIRSCFAMTEPSPGAGSDPSMLTTQAVRDGDDYIINGQKWFITGAEGAQVAIIMARMEDGSATMFLTDTDRPGFILERMMDSLDSCFAGGHAVLRFDNLRIPASDVLGEVGKGFRYAQVRLAPARLTHCMRWLGQARRAHDEACRYASHRVSFGKPLGEHQGVGFMLADNEMDLHTTRLSIWHCAWVLDQGERGNFESSMAKVLELRGHLAGDRPLCAGARRARRYRRVDRRADFPRCAQFPHL, from the coding sequence ATGCATTTTGCCCTGCCTGCCGAGTTGACTGCCCTGCAAGCCAAAGTCCGGCAGTTCGTCGCCGACGTCGTCATCCCTCTGGAGCGCGACCCGCGCCAGACCCCTCACGGTCCGTCGCCCGAGCTGCGCCAGGTGCTGATCGAGCGCGCCCGTGAACACGGCCTGCTGACCCCGCATGCCTCGCGTGAGATGGGCGGGCTGGGCCTGAGCCACATCGAGAAGGCGATCATCTTCGAAGAGGCCGGCTATTCGCCGCTGGGGCCGGTGGCCTTGAACATCCATGCGCCCGACGAAGGCAACATTCACCTGATGGAGCAAGTGGCAACGCCGGCGCAGAAAGACCGTTGGCTCAAGCCGCTGGTGCAGGGGCGGATCCGTTCTTGCTTTGCGATGACCGAGCCAAGCCCGGGCGCCGGCTCCGATCCGTCGATGCTCACCACCCAGGCCGTGCGCGACGGCGATGACTACATCATCAACGGCCAGAAGTGGTTCATTACCGGTGCCGAAGGTGCGCAAGTGGCGATCATCATGGCGCGCATGGAAGACGGCAGTGCAACCATGTTCCTCACCGACACCGACCGCCCTGGTTTCATCCTCGAGCGCATGATGGACTCGCTCGACAGTTGCTTCGCCGGCGGCCACGCGGTGCTGCGCTTCGACAACCTGCGCATTCCCGCCAGCGATGTGCTGGGCGAGGTGGGCAAAGGCTTCCGTTACGCCCAGGTGCGCCTGGCCCCGGCGCGCCTGACCCATTGCATGCGCTGGCTGGGCCAGGCCCGCCGTGCCCATGACGAAGCCTGCCGCTACGCCAGCCACCGGGTATCGTTCGGCAAGCCGCTGGGTGAGCACCAAGGCGTGGGCTTCATGCTCGCCGACAACGAAATGGACCTGCACACCACGCGGCTGTCGATCTGGCACTGCGCCTGGGTACTGGACCAGGGCGAGCGGGGCAATTTCGAGTCGAGCATGGCCAAGGTGCTCGAGCTCCGAGGCCATCTGGCGGGTGATCGACCGTTGTGTGCAGGTGCTCGGCGGGCAAGGCGTTACCGGCGAGTCGATCGTCGAGCGGATTTTCCGCGATGCGCGCAGTTTCCGCATCTATGA
- the tsaC1_1 gene encoding 4-formylbenzenesulfonate dehydrogenase TsaC1/TsaC2 (*Name tsaC1_1) — translation MNLSSYRDQVVMITGAASGFGALLAERLAGLGARLVLGDRDVAGLERVAGTLREAGATVLAVPCDVTREVQVKALVDAAMATFDRLDVGVNNAGILTPMKRFVDTTEEELDRSHAVNTKGVFFCMQQQIRQMLPQGGGVILNIASMAGLGGAPKLAAYAAAKHAVVGLTRTAAVEYARRGIRVNALCPFYSATPMVTGSDVGEQQAFLAQGSPMKRLGTPEEIVAAMLMLCARENSYMTGQAIAVDGGISAF, via the coding sequence ATGAACCTAAGTAGCTATCGCGACCAGGTGGTGATGATCACCGGCGCCGCCAGCGGCTTTGGCGCCTTGCTGGCCGAGCGCCTGGCCGGGCTGGGTGCCCGGCTGGTGCTCGGCGACCGCGACGTGGCGGGCCTGGAGCGGGTGGCCGGCACATTGCGCGAGGCCGGCGCCACGGTGTTGGCGGTGCCGTGCGACGTGACCCGTGAGGTGCAGGTCAAGGCGTTGGTGGACGCGGCCATGGCCACCTTTGACCGCCTCGATGTGGGGGTGAACAACGCCGGTATCCTTACGCCGATGAAGCGCTTCGTCGACACCACCGAAGAAGAGCTGGACCGCAGCCACGCGGTCAACACCAAGGGCGTGTTCTTCTGCATGCAGCAGCAGATCCGCCAGATGTTGCCGCAAGGTGGCGGGGTGATCCTCAACATCGCCTCCATGGCCGGGCTTGGCGGGGCGCCCAAGCTGGCCGCCTATGCCGCGGCCAAGCATGCGGTGGTCGGGCTGACCCGAACCGCAGCGGTCGAATATGCCCGCCGAGGCATTCGCGTCAATGCGCTGTGCCCGTTCTACAGCGCCACGCCCATGGTGACCGGGAGCGACGTGGGCGAGCAGCAGGCGTTTCTCGCCCAAGGCTCGCCGATGAAGCGCCTGGGCACCCCCGAGGAAATCGTTGCGGCCATGTTGATGCTATGTGCCCGTGAAAACAGCTACATGACCGGCCAGGCGATTGCCGTGGACGGGGGGATCTCGGCCTTCTGA
- the qorA_4 gene encoding Quinone oxidoreductase 1 (*Name qorA_4): MAKAVRFYETGGPEVLRYEDVEVGEPGPGQVRLRHVAVGLNYADTYFRNGTYPIPLANGMGVEASGVVQAVGEGVSHVAVGDRVTYTGFMNTLGAYSTERLILAAPLIKLPETIAFETAAAMTMRGLTASYLMRRLYDFKPGDSILLHAAAGGVGLIVSQWAKLLGLTVIGTVSTDAKAEVARAHGCDHTINYSHEDVAKRVRELTDGVGVNVVFDSVGRDTFMGSLDSLKRRGLMVCVGTASGTIEPFNPQILAMKGSLFMTRPALADYIADPAEKAALAGELFGHVGSGRIKIEINQHYALQDAVQAHRDLESRKTTGSSIFVI; encoded by the coding sequence ATGGCCAAAGCGGTACGTTTCTACGAAACCGGAGGGCCTGAGGTCCTGCGTTACGAAGACGTCGAAGTCGGCGAACCGGGCCCTGGGCAGGTACGCCTGCGCCACGTGGCGGTTGGCCTGAACTACGCCGACACTTATTTCCGCAACGGCACCTATCCAATCCCGCTGGCCAATGGCATGGGCGTGGAAGCGTCCGGTGTGGTTCAGGCGGTGGGCGAGGGTGTCAGCCACGTCGCGGTCGGCGACCGGGTGACCTACACCGGTTTCATGAACACCCTTGGCGCCTACAGCACCGAGCGCCTGATCCTTGCCGCACCGCTGATCAAGCTGCCCGAAACCATCGCGTTCGAAACCGCCGCAGCCATGACCATGCGTGGCCTTACGGCGTCGTACCTGATGCGCCGCCTGTACGACTTCAAGCCAGGTGACAGCATCCTGCTGCACGCCGCTGCGGGTGGTGTCGGGCTTATTGTTTCGCAGTGGGCCAAGCTGCTTGGCCTGACCGTGATCGGCACCGTCTCCACCGACGCCAAGGCTGAAGTGGCGCGTGCCCATGGTTGCGACCACACCATCAACTACAGCCATGAAGACGTGGCCAAGCGCGTGCGCGAGCTGACCGATGGCGTGGGCGTCAACGTGGTGTTCGACAGCGTTGGGCGTGACACCTTCATGGGCTCGCTGGACTCGCTCAAGCGCCGTGGCCTGATGGTTTGCGTGGGCACCGCCTCCGGTACCATCGAGCCGTTCAACCCGCAGATCCTGGCGATGAAGGGGTCGTTGTTCATGACCCGCCCGGCACTGGCCGACTATATCGCCGACCCGGCCGAAAAAGCCGCCCTGGCAGGCGAGCTGTTCGGCCATGTGGGCAGCGGCCGCATCAAGATCGAGATCAACCAGCACTATGCCCTGCAGGACGCAGTCCAGGCGCACCGTGACCTGGAGTCTCGCAAGACGACTGGCTCTTCGATCTTCGTCATCTGA
- the tauD_3 gene encoding Alpha-ketoglutarate-dependent taurine dioxygenase (*Name tauD_3), with the protein MQVEQLTCAIGAELVGVRLADAIHDDGLFAEIRAQLLKHRVLFLRDQDISRAEHVAFARRFGELEDHPVVGSDPQHPGLVQIYKSPDTPVDRYENAWHTDATWREKPPMGCVLRCVESPGVGGDTMWTNMVLAYDNLPSEIKARIEGLRARHSIEASFGAAMPIEKRLALKARFPDAEHPVVRTHPETGEKVLFVNAFATHFSNYHTPERVRFGQDANPGAGELLRYLLSQAYIPEYQVRWRWKPNSIAIWDNRSTQHYAVMDYPACHRKMERAGIMGDATF; encoded by the coding sequence ATGCAAGTCGAACAATTGACCTGCGCCATTGGCGCCGAGCTGGTCGGCGTCAGGCTGGCCGATGCCATCCACGATGACGGCCTGTTCGCCGAGATCCGCGCCCAGTTACTTAAGCACCGGGTGCTGTTCTTGCGTGACCAGGACATCAGCCGCGCCGAGCATGTGGCGTTCGCCCGCCGCTTCGGCGAGCTGGAGGACCACCCGGTGGTGGGCAGCGACCCGCAGCACCCAGGCCTGGTGCAGATCTACAAGTCGCCAGACACCCCGGTGGACCGCTACGAGAATGCCTGGCACACCGACGCCACCTGGCGCGAAAAGCCCCCCATGGGCTGCGTGCTGCGCTGCGTCGAAAGCCCGGGGGTGGGCGGCGACACCATGTGGACCAACATGGTGCTGGCCTACGACAACCTGCCAAGCGAGATCAAGGCGCGCATTGAGGGGCTGCGCGCTCGTCACAGTATCGAGGCCAGCTTCGGCGCGGCCATGCCGATCGAAAAGCGCCTGGCCCTCAAGGCGCGCTTCCCGGATGCCGAGCACCCGGTGGTGCGTACCCACCCGGAAACCGGCGAGAAAGTGCTGTTCGTCAACGCCTTCGCCACCCATTTCAGCAACTACCACACCCCCGAGCGCGTGCGCTTCGGCCAGGACGCCAACCCCGGCGCCGGTGAGTTGCTGCGTTACCTGCTCAGCCAGGCGTACATCCCCGAGTATCAGGTGCGCTGGCGCTGGAAGCCTAACAGCATTGCCATCTGGGACAACCGCAGTACCCAGCATTACGCCGTCATGGATTACCCCGCCTGCCACCGCAAGATGGAACGCGCCGGGATCATGGGGGATGCAACTTTCTGA
- the exuT_1 gene encoding Hexuronate transporter (*Name exuT_1) — protein sequence MATYHASAAESGTDTSLGIPRRYAWIVFALTFGLLISDYMSRQVLNAVFPLLKQEWQLSDSQLGLLSGIVALMVGLLTFPLSLLADRIGRIKSLTFMAVMWSLATLGCALAENYQQMFIARFLVGVGEAAYGSVGIAVVVAVFPREMRATLAGSFMAGGMFGSVLGMGLGGVMAQHLGWRWAFAGMAFFGLALALLYPLIVREARIAPKGLAATPDKAALKAMRPLRTLYSSRSVISAYVGSGLQLFVGGTVIVWFPSYLNRYYAMSTDRAGAVAAIIVLCSGVGIVLCGMLCDRMGRKRPDHKISLAIAYCLGSCVLLSVAFALPPGMPQLVLICLGMMIAAGTNGPSSAMVANLTHYTVHGTAFATLTLCNNLLGLATGPLITGKVSDLIGLQSAFQLVPLISIGAAAVFIYAKRHYHLDMARLPLGETAQAPVQPELEARS from the coding sequence ATGGCCACCTATCACGCGAGTGCGGCAGAATCAGGCACTGATACTTCGCTCGGCATTCCACGGCGCTACGCCTGGATCGTTTTCGCCCTGACCTTTGGCCTGCTGATTTCCGACTACATGTCGCGGCAAGTGCTCAACGCCGTATTCCCGCTGCTCAAGCAGGAATGGCAGCTCAGCGACAGCCAGCTCGGGCTGCTCAGCGGCATCGTCGCGCTGATGGTCGGTTTGCTGACCTTCCCCCTGTCGTTGCTGGCCGACCGCATTGGCCGGATCAAGAGCCTGACCTTCATGGCCGTGATGTGGAGCCTGGCTACCTTGGGTTGCGCCCTGGCGGAAAACTACCAGCAGATGTTCATCGCCCGCTTTCTGGTCGGTGTCGGCGAGGCGGCCTACGGCAGCGTCGGCATTGCCGTGGTGGTGGCGGTGTTCCCGCGTGAGATGCGAGCCACCTTGGCCGGCTCGTTCATGGCCGGTGGCATGTTCGGTTCGGTACTGGGCATGGGCCTGGGCGGTGTGATGGCCCAGCACCTGGGCTGGCGCTGGGCATTCGCCGGCATGGCCTTCTTCGGCCTGGCGCTGGCGCTGCTGTATCCGCTTATCGTGCGTGAGGCGCGCATTGCCCCCAAAGGCCTGGCAGCAACGCCCGACAAGGCTGCACTCAAGGCAATGCGGCCACTGCGTACCCTGTATTCCAGCCGCTCGGTCATCAGCGCCTATGTCGGCAGCGGGTTGCAGTTGTTCGTTGGTGGCACGGTGATCGTGTGGTTCCCCAGCTACCTGAACCGCTACTACGCCATGAGCACTGACCGCGCTGGCGCCGTGGCGGCGATCATCGTGCTGTGCAGCGGGGTGGGCATCGTGCTGTGCGGCATGCTTTGCGACCGTATGGGGCGCAAGCGCCCGGACCACAAGATCAGCCTGGCCATCGCTTACTGCCTGGGCAGCTGTGTGCTGCTGTCGGTGGCCTTTGCCTTGCCACCGGGCATGCCACAACTGGTGCTGATTTGCCTGGGCATGATGATCGCCGCCGGCACCAATGGCCCGTCCAGCGCCATGGTCGCCAACCTCACCCACTACACGGTGCACGGCACCGCGTTTGCCACGCTGACCTTGTGCAACAACCTGCTCGGGTTGGCCACCGGCCCGCTGATCACCGGCAAGGTGTCTGACCTGATCGGCTTGCAGTCGGCATTCCAGCTGGTGCCGTTGATCAGCATCGGCGCTGCAGCGGTGTTCATTTATGCCAAGCGTCACTACCACCTGGACATGGCGCGCCTTCCGCTCGGTGAAACCGCCCAGGCGCCTGTCCAGCCAGAACTGGAGGCCCGCTCGTGA
- a CDS encoding hypothetical protein (UPF0324 inner membrane protein YeiH) encodes MSTLAFAQVNNRVRDLAPGLIVSLIAAGAASFLAEHYGAPVMLFALLLGLALNFLSADGKCKAGIEFTARSVLRLGVALLGMRITLEQMAGLGWKAVALVVILVVVTIGVSMVAAKAMGFQRLFGMLTGGATAICGASAALALALAAALPNHPQKERATLFTVIGVSALSTLAMILYPMIANALGLSPQAAGVFLGATIHDVAQVVGAGYSMSTETGDTATVVKLMRVAMLVPVIVVAAMIGRRQGIDSTGKRPPLLPWFAVGFLILACVNSTGWVPLAVQGSINELSRGCLVVSIAALGMKTQLKELAAVGIKPILLMLGETVFLVLLVLGLMHVGM; translated from the coding sequence ATGAGCACGCTGGCGTTTGCCCAGGTCAACAACCGCGTGCGCGACCTGGCGCCGGGGCTGATCGTCAGCTTGATCGCCGCGGGTGCGGCAAGTTTCCTGGCCGAACATTACGGCGCGCCAGTGATGCTGTTCGCCTTGTTGCTGGGGCTGGCACTGAACTTTCTGAGCGCAGACGGCAAGTGCAAGGCCGGCATCGAGTTTACCGCGCGCAGCGTGTTGCGCCTGGGCGTCGCGCTGCTGGGCATGCGCATCACCCTGGAGCAGATGGCAGGCCTTGGCTGGAAGGCGGTGGCACTGGTGGTGATCCTGGTGGTGGTGACCATCGGTGTGTCGATGGTGGCGGCCAAGGCCATGGGCTTCCAGCGCCTGTTCGGCATGCTCACTGGCGGCGCCACGGCGATCTGCGGAGCTTCGGCGGCGCTGGCGCTGGCGCTGGCGGCTGCGTTGCCCAACCACCCACAGAAGGAGCGGGCCACGCTGTTCACCGTGATCGGCGTGTCGGCGCTGTCGACCTTGGCGATGATTCTCTACCCGATGATCGCCAATGCCCTGGGCCTGTCGCCGCAAGCCGCCGGCGTGTTCCTCGGTGCCACCATCCATGATGTGGCACAGGTGGTAGGGGCGGGTTACAGCATGTCCACCGAAACCGGCGACACCGCCACAGTGGTCAAGCTGATGCGGGTGGCCATGCTGGTGCCGGTGATCGTCGTCGCGGCCATGATCGGCCGTCGCCAGGGCATCGACAGTACCGGCAAGCGCCCGCCGTTGCTGCCTTGGTTTGCGGTCGGTTTCCTGATCCTCGCGTGCGTCAACAGCACCGGCTGGGTGCCGCTGGCGGTGCAGGGCAGTATCAACGAACTGTCGCGCGGGTGCCTGGTGGTATCGATTGCAGCCCTGGGCATGAAAACACAACTCAAGGAGCTGGCCGCCGTAGGCATCAAGCCGATTTTGCTGATGCTGGGCGAGACGGTGTTTTTGGTGCTGCTGGTGCTGGGGCTGATGCACGTCGGCATGTAG
- the virS_1 gene encoding HTH-type transcriptional regulator VirS (*Name virS_1) has product MTVLARAATLTNYLEVSRHLGLNGHGLLAQAGLSASLLETPDQRIPVAAAINVLEESARLSGCEAFGLRMAELRQLSDFGQVSLLISHQHSLRDALQVIVQYRHLLNNALAIHIEEIGKTVIIRQEVITDQPMHSRQAIELAIGVMHRFCSALLGSHWHPISANFTHAAPADLAIHRRIFGCKLEFNTDFNGIVCSASDLDTANPQANEGMARLAQRYVGLLEDENLPSLTLEVRKAIFLLMPMGRATIEHIAQTQGMNVRTLQRRLEEEGATFSELVNGVRRDLVLRYLESPGYSLGRIADMLGYSMHSSFTRWFISQFGQPPAAWRAQHEPHTQPRRNRSAAQAATSAR; this is encoded by the coding sequence ATGACCGTGCTCGCCCGTGCTGCAACCCTCACCAATTACCTGGAAGTTTCACGCCATCTGGGCCTCAACGGCCATGGCCTGCTGGCTCAGGCCGGCCTCAGTGCATCGCTGCTGGAAACCCCCGATCAACGCATACCGGTGGCCGCCGCGATCAACGTGCTGGAGGAGTCGGCGCGCCTGAGCGGCTGCGAAGCCTTCGGCCTGCGCATGGCCGAACTGCGCCAGCTGTCGGATTTTGGCCAGGTCAGCCTGCTGATCAGCCATCAGCACTCGCTGCGCGACGCCCTGCAGGTGATCGTGCAGTACCGTCACTTGCTCAACAACGCACTGGCCATCCACATCGAGGAAATCGGCAAGACGGTGATCATCCGCCAGGAGGTCATCACCGACCAGCCGATGCACAGCCGCCAGGCCATCGAGCTGGCCATCGGCGTGATGCACCGCTTCTGCTCGGCGCTGCTGGGTTCGCACTGGCACCCGATCAGCGCCAACTTCACCCACGCCGCCCCCGCTGACCTGGCCATCCACCGGCGCATCTTCGGCTGCAAGCTGGAGTTCAACACCGACTTCAATGGCATTGTCTGCTCGGCGTCCGACCTGGACACCGCCAACCCCCAGGCCAACGAAGGCATGGCGCGGCTGGCGCAGCGTTATGTGGGGTTGCTGGAGGACGAAAACCTGCCGTCGCTGACACTGGAAGTGCGCAAGGCGATCTTCCTGCTGATGCCCATGGGCCGGGCCACCATCGAACACATCGCCCAGACCCAGGGCATGAACGTGCGCACCTTGCAGCGGCGCCTGGAAGAAGAAGGCGCAACCTTCAGCGAGCTGGTCAACGGCGTACGCCGCGACTTGGTGCTGCGCTACCTGGAAAGCCCAGGCTATTCGCTGGGGCGCATTGCCGACATGCTCGGCTATTCCATGCACAGCTCGTTCACCCGCTGGTTCATCAGCCAGTTCGGCCAGCCGCCAGCCGCCTGGCGCGCGCAGCATGAGCCGCACACACAACCCAGGCGCAACCGCAGCGCCGCCCAGGCAGCCACCAGCGCACGCTGA
- a CDS encoding putative protein — MKYLNSLLSASLAVVIAGNAHAAAPAQDVARLGKDLTMVGADKAGSADGAIPAYQGGLSTPPAGFKQGDTLRPDPYASEKPLLVIDGKNVDQYKDSLTATTVELAKRFPTFHIDVYPSHRTAALPKVLLDNTLKNAANAKSLQDGMAIENVLPGVPFPIPQSGAEAMWNHLLRYQGVAQKAKYDSWNVDSAGVAALATTGLAYNAYPIYEDLNKVIEPKDIYFQTKLYFEGPARRAGESMMLKDAANPLVQERRAWQYLPGQRRVKLAPNLAYDTPNPGTAGSGTFDDVYVFNGALDRYDWQLVGKKEMYVPYNTYKLTYIHDPKTLTTPNHLSPDQVRWEKHRVWVVEGTLKGNARHIYAKRRFYLDEDSWFALASDQYDARGQLYRGSFSFFTQSYDVQIPNNNPHVVYDLVGGSYNVNGLIGPHGGIEYIAPLSKAQWSPEALAGAGIR, encoded by the coding sequence ATGAAGTATCTCAATAGCCTGCTGTCGGCCTCGCTTGCGGTCGTTATTGCCGGTAATGCCCATGCGGCCGCCCCGGCCCAGGACGTCGCCCGGCTGGGCAAGGACCTGACCATGGTTGGTGCCGACAAGGCCGGCAGTGCCGACGGCGCGATCCCGGCCTATCAGGGTGGTTTGAGCACCCCGCCTGCCGGCTTCAAGCAGGGTGATACCCTGCGCCCCGACCCGTACGCCTCGGAGAAACCGCTGCTGGTGATCGACGGCAAGAACGTCGACCAGTACAAGGACTCGCTGACCGCCACCACCGTGGAGCTGGCCAAGCGTTTCCCGACCTTCCACATCGACGTCTACCCAAGCCACCGCACCGCGGCCTTGCCCAAGGTGCTGCTGGACAACACCCTGAAAAATGCCGCCAATGCCAAGTCCCTGCAGGACGGCATGGCCATCGAAAATGTGCTGCCCGGCGTGCCGTTCCCGATCCCGCAGTCGGGCGCCGAGGCCATGTGGAACCACCTGCTTCGCTACCAGGGCGTGGCACAGAAGGCCAAGTACGACTCCTGGAACGTTGACTCCGCCGGCGTCGCGGCCCTGGCCACCACAGGCCTGGCGTACAACGCCTACCCGATCTACGAAGACCTGAACAAGGTCATCGAGCCCAAGGACATCTACTTCCAGACCAAGCTGTACTTCGAAGGCCCGGCACGTCGCGCCGGTGAGTCGATGATGCTCAAGGACGCTGCCAACCCGCTGGTGCAAGAACGCCGCGCCTGGCAGTACCTGCCAGGGCAGCGCCGGGTGAAGCTGGCGCCTAACCTGGCTTACGACACGCCAAACCCTGGCACCGCAGGCTCCGGCACCTTCGACGATGTGTACGTGTTCAACGGTGCGCTGGACCGTTACGACTGGCAGCTGGTTGGCAAGAAAGAAATGTACGTGCCGTACAACACCTACAAGCTCACCTACATCCACGACCCGAAAACCCTGACCACGCCGAACCACCTTTCGCCCGACCAGGTGCGCTGGGAAAAGCACCGTGTCTGGGTCGTGGAAGGCACCCTCAAGGGCAATGCCCGTCACATCTATGCCAAGCGCCGCTTCTACCTCGACGAGGACAGCTGGTTCGCGCTCGCTTCTGACCAGTACGACGCCCGTGGCCAGCTGTACCGCGGCTCGTTCAGCTTCTTCACCCAGAGCTACGACGTGCAGATTCCCAACAATAACCCGCACGTGGTCTACGACCTGGTCGGTGGCAGCTACAACGTCAACGGCCTGATCGGCCCGCACGGCGGTATCGAGTACATCGCCCCTCTGTCCAAGGCGCAGTGGTCGCCGGAAGCCCTGGCCGGCGCCGGTATTCGCTGA
- the hcf136_2 gene encoding Ycf48-like protein (*Name hcf136_2) produces the protein MVSSNKFAPWALAITLALGGTYGVAQAAYVDVLDLPAEPSALAVHSALRDVVRAGERLVAVGPRGHIVYSDNQGQDWRQASVPVSADLNALAFPTPQEGWAVGNDGVVLHSRDGGVNWAVQLDGRKIGALVTAHYQALAQAHPDDAQWPQFAAEGQRLEQEGADKPFLGVWFTDDRHGYVVGVFNLILRTDDGGESWVPMQDRTDNPQGLHLNAIRAVGDDLYVAGEQGLLLKWNARQQRFVALPGPYQGTWFGIVGKPGEVLAYGLRGHVARSLDGGQSWAKVDTGLGQSITAASLDSSGDYWLFSQAGHVLRSHDGGQSFALQPQVPLAPVAAALQTRGNGTVLVGERGVRVLPAR, from the coding sequence ATGGTTTCTTCGAACAAGTTTGCGCCGTGGGCGCTGGCAATCACGCTCGCCCTGGGCGGTACCTACGGTGTGGCCCAGGCGGCTTATGTCGATGTGCTGGACCTGCCAGCCGAGCCTAGCGCGCTGGCGGTGCACAGCGCCCTGCGCGATGTGGTGCGGGCCGGTGAGCGACTGGTCGCGGTGGGGCCCCGTGGCCACATCGTGTATTCCGACAACCAGGGCCAGGACTGGCGCCAGGCCAGCGTACCGGTAAGCGCCGACCTTAACGCCCTGGCGTTCCCAACCCCTCAGGAAGGTTGGGCGGTAGGCAACGATGGCGTGGTTCTGCACAGCCGTGACGGCGGAGTGAACTGGGCCGTGCAGCTTGATGGCCGGAAGATCGGCGCCTTGGTCACTGCCCATTACCAGGCCTTGGCGCAGGCCCACCCCGACGATGCGCAATGGCCGCAGTTTGCCGCCGAAGGCCAGCGCCTGGAGCAGGAGGGTGCCGACAAACCGTTTTTGGGGGTGTGGTTCACCGATGACCGGCACGGCTATGTGGTGGGCGTGTTCAACCTGATCCTGCGCACCGACGACGGCGGCGAAAGCTGGGTGCCGATGCAGGACCGCACCGATAACCCGCAAGGCCTGCACCTCAATGCCATCCGCGCTGTCGGCGATGACCTTTACGTGGCTGGCGAGCAGGGCCTGCTGCTCAAGTGGAACGCCCGGCAACAGCGCTTCGTCGCCTTGCCTGGCCCTTACCAGGGCACCTGGTTCGGCATTGTCGGCAAGCCTGGCGAAGTGCTTGCCTACGGCCTGCGTGGCCATGTGGCACGCAGCCTCGACGGTGGCCAGAGCTGGGCCAAGGTGGACACCGGGCTGGGCCAGAGCATCACCGCTGCCAGCCTCGACAGCAGTGGTGACTACTGGCTGTTCAGCCAGGCCGGGCATGTGCTGCGCAGCCACGACGGTGGCCAGAGCTTCGCCCTGCAACCGCAGGTGCCGCTGGCACCCGTGGCGGCTGCCCTGCAGACCCGCGGCAACGGCACCGTGCTGGTAGGTGAGCGCGGCGTGCGCGTGCTGCCAGCCCGCTAA